One window of Caldisericum exile AZM16c01 genomic DNA carries:
- a CDS encoding ATP synthase subunit B family protein: MGLEKVKDLIIDSAKKKADEMIEAEKNELEKEFENFKKKLEEEYILKIEKFKKEIEEEIARTKAIEVAKIEKEKLLLKKKILDEFFRQLKATILSDENTYKNLLFSLERKDAVNGSTIFLNENDLKKFKKDVEKIITHELKLKDVKVSDVPISISGGLVIKTENFEIDDSLDSLIESFREEKEIEIAKEIFG, encoded by the coding sequence ATGGGACTTGAAAAAGTTAAAGACCTCATTATCGATTCTGCAAAGAAAAAGGCAGATGAGATGATTGAGGCAGAGAAAAATGAATTAGAAAAAGAGTTCGAGAATTTTAAAAAGAAACTCGAAGAGGAATATATTTTAAAGATTGAAAAGTTCAAAAAAGAAATTGAGGAGGAAATAGCACGTACAAAAGCAATTGAAGTTGCGAAAATAGAAAAAGAAAAACTTTTACTTAAGAAAAAAATTCTTGATGAATTTTTTAGACAATTGAAAGCCACAATTTTAAGTGATGAGAATACTTACAAGAATTTGTTGTTTTCGCTTGAAAGGAAGGATGCAGTTAACGGATCTACAATTTTCTTGAATGAAAACGATCTTAAAAAATTCAAGAAGGATGTAGAAAAAATAATAACTCATGAACTAAAATTGAAGGATGTTAAAGTATCTGATGTCCCTATTTCGATTAGCGGTGGTTTAGTTATCAAAACCGAAAATTTTGAAATTGATGATTCGCTTGATTCTTTGATTGAGAGTTTTAGGGAAGAAAAAGAAATAGAGATTGCAAAGGAGATTTTTGGATAA
- a CDS encoding zinc ribbon domain-containing protein, with translation MSYLEKLYEIETKLTLTREKEKRVKEIEEELKIEDQIKTLSGEIDEITLSKSGFVKRKNEIEREIEETERELRSIQNAIDSNQFKTQKELKAAKKSEENLTSRLEELKKSLSFVESEISDKDKKIKEISDNIIKLKNRYESIQEEYKKLEKEIKEEKGTLDKEFENVLSTLPLEFTREYLSIREDFPDGAITEVDHGHCGNCGVKLPIEFVEFLKETKGNKILRCEICGKILYLKIE, from the coding sequence ATGTCATACCTTGAGAAACTTTATGAAATAGAAACCAAATTGACATTAACCCGCGAAAAAGAAAAACGTGTCAAAGAAATCGAAGAAGAACTAAAGATAGAAGATCAAATAAAAACTTTAAGTGGTGAAATAGATGAAATAACTCTTTCTAAATCTGGATTTGTTAAAAGAAAAAATGAAATAGAACGTGAGATCGAAGAAACCGAAAGAGAACTAAGAAGTATTCAAAACGCAATTGATTCAAACCAATTTAAGACTCAGAAAGAACTTAAAGCAGCAAAAAAAAGTGAGGAAAACTTAACTTCAAGGTTAGAAGAACTTAAAAAGAGTTTATCTTTTGTGGAATCTGAAATATCAGACAAAGACAAAAAGATAAAGGAAATAAGTGATAATATTATAAAACTTAAAAACAGATATGAGAGCATCCAAGAGGAATACAAGAAACTTGAAAAAGAAATTAAAGAAGAAAAAGGAACGTTAGATAAGGAGTTTGAGAATGTCCTATCAACATTGCCTTTAGAATTTACAAGAGAGTATTTGTCAATAAGGGAAGATTTTCCAGATGGTGCAATAACTGAAGTTGATCATGGCCATTGTGGTAATTGTGGCGTAAAACTTCCTATAGAATTCGTTGAATTTCTTAAGGAAACAAAAGGTAATAAAATTTTACGTTGCGAAATTTGTGGAAAAATACTATACTTAAAGATAGAGTAG
- a CDS encoding V-type ATP synthase subunit I, which produces MAIEKVKKIAIVGSSDRKKELLDTLFDLNTFHLESVSEEIISNYNNFKTAIPEHTFDDELYKISVIFSIFKEFNLEKQGFIQGFLPQDFDVDIEEFSDVVNNYNLDKLYKEITFLRNRYHELEGEISKLLEEKKNLALFSNFPFQFSILKGTKQTSSFIGLVNTKNLTKFQSDVRTQDLFVHVFESDKNKSKVFVLFVKDEKDFVDQIIKDYSIEILMPLESFSGYFEEEAQRIEKKLQELSGEQNVIVSKLTEFYSEKRKLLILEDYFRSLNLKESSMLHFLEGKTVLVVRGYVKEEQYTRFVSVISKLNFISFELETDSNDLVPVSLRNSPIFRPFEFLIRLFGLPSYSNIDPTMVVAILFTTFFGFALGDAGYGLIVALFGILFAMKYKRNIGAWKFFMILFYGGVSSIIIGLLTNSFFGNLFATYFPNFILSKLMSKIQVIDPTSPNGSVQFMVLSLIIGFTSQMVGVLISIIVKIKNRSYLDAIFNGLGWLLFLPGLVLLVIVGLNPALKLLDNILLSVGLMLILIGGWMSIRTPLFKPIAALVNLYGIRSSYGISGFLGDTLSYLRLFALGLSSGILASSFNLMAKVIGEMLGPVGILVTLLVLFALHALALFMNVLGAFIHSMRLNFLEFFGRFYDLGGYEFKPLGFEFKNIRLNKKH; this is translated from the coding sequence ATGGCAATAGAGAAAGTTAAGAAAATTGCAATAGTAGGATCCAGTGATCGTAAAAAGGAACTTTTAGATACGCTTTTTGACCTCAATACTTTTCATCTTGAAAGCGTTTCGGAAGAGATTATTTCAAATTACAACAATTTTAAGACAGCAATACCAGAACATACTTTTGATGACGAACTTTACAAAATTTCTGTAATATTCTCAATTTTTAAGGAATTTAATCTTGAAAAGCAGGGCTTTATTCAAGGTTTCTTACCCCAGGACTTTGATGTAGATATTGAAGAGTTTAGTGATGTAGTTAACAATTATAATCTTGATAAACTTTACAAAGAAATAACATTTTTAAGGAATAGATATCACGAACTTGAAGGCGAAATATCAAAACTCCTTGAAGAAAAAAAGAATTTGGCATTATTTTCTAACTTTCCGTTTCAGTTTTCAATTCTAAAAGGGACAAAACAGACATCGTCTTTCATTGGTTTGGTAAATACAAAAAACCTAACAAAGTTTCAAAGCGATGTAAGGACACAAGATCTATTTGTGCATGTGTTTGAAAGTGACAAAAATAAAAGCAAAGTATTTGTGCTTTTTGTAAAAGATGAGAAAGATTTTGTAGATCAAATTATTAAAGATTACTCGATAGAAATTCTTATGCCTTTGGAGAGTTTTTCGGGATATTTTGAAGAAGAAGCACAGAGAATCGAAAAAAAACTTCAGGAACTTTCTGGAGAGCAGAATGTAATTGTATCTAAACTAACTGAATTTTACAGCGAGAAAAGAAAACTTTTAATTCTTGAGGATTACTTTAGATCTCTTAACTTGAAAGAAAGTTCCATGCTTCATTTTCTTGAGGGGAAAACAGTTCTTGTTGTAAGAGGTTATGTAAAAGAAGAACAATATACACGTTTTGTATCAGTTATAAGTAAACTAAACTTCATTTCTTTTGAGCTTGAAACAGATTCAAACGATTTAGTTCCGGTAAGTCTGAGGAACTCTCCTATATTTAGACCATTTGAATTTCTCATCAGGCTATTTGGCCTTCCTTCTTATTCAAATATTGACCCAACAATGGTTGTTGCAATTCTATTTACAACGTTCTTTGGGTTTGCACTTGGCGATGCGGGATACGGATTAATTGTTGCCCTATTCGGAATTTTATTTGCAATGAAATACAAGAGAAATATTGGTGCATGGAAATTCTTTATGATTCTCTTTTATGGTGGAGTTTCGTCTATTATTATTGGGCTGTTGACAAACTCGTTTTTTGGGAATCTCTTTGCTACATATTTCCCAAATTTTATTCTTTCAAAGTTAATGTCTAAGATACAGGTTATTGATCCAACCTCTCCAAATGGATCTGTTCAATTTATGGTATTGTCTCTAATCATTGGTTTTACATCGCAAATGGTTGGTGTTCTTATAAGTATTATTGTGAAAATTAAAAATAGAAGTTATCTCGATGCAATCTTCAATGGATTGGGTTGGCTTTTATTTTTGCCTGGCCTTGTTCTCCTTGTAATTGTTGGTTTAAATCCGGCACTTAAATTGCTTGATAATATCCTTCTTTCGGTAGGTCTTATGCTCATATTAATTGGAGGTTGGATGTCAATAAGAACGCCTCTATTTAAGCCTATCGCTGCTCTTGTAAACCTCTATGGTATTAGAAGTTCTTATGGTATTTCTGGCTTCCTTGGAGATACACTTTCATATCTCAGATTGTTTGCTTTGGGATTAAGTTCTGGAATTCTTGCTTCTTCCTTTAACCTTATGGCCAAAGTCATCGGCGAAATGCTTGGACCCGTTGGAATACTTGTAACTTTGTTAGTACTTTTTGCACTCCATGCGCTTGCATTATTTATGAATGTGTTAGGTGCATTTATTCACTCAATGCGTTTGAATTTCCTCGAATTCTTTGGAAGATTTTATGATTTAGGTGGTTATGAATTCAAGCCCTTAGGGTTTGAATTTAAAAATATTAGATTAAACAAAAAACATTAA
- a CDS encoding aminotransferase class I/II-fold pyridoxal phosphate-dependent enzyme produces the protein MEQERAPLYEAVSKYIKRKMIPFHMPGHSQGKGAPKILKRLFGDKFFDFDLTEVSGLDYLHYAQGVIREAENLASSLYGTEATIFLVNGTTAGVHAMILDSVRENEKIIIGRNSHRSVIGGILLAKAKPVFVQPEFNEEFGIITNVTPESIKKAITENPDAKAVLVTTPNYYGLQGRIKDIIDIVHENGMRALVDEAHGAHFPFNSKFPKSAIYLGADLVTQSAHKTLPTLTQTSFLHIPSKDVNVDRIEQILSIIESSSPSYIFMTALDVARREMALHGKEMWDKAIEVAEYARERISALDGFKVITDKTINGKDVYAFDPIKLTINVQELGYSGFEFEHILNKNGIEIELADLQNVLLFITIGTSKRDIDTLVSVLKRIEPRKEKSTVRMPKLPEAPSFAMLPFEAFQREFEVVPLRETKGRVSWGIVAPYPPGIPVLAPGMIIDEECIEFTQEVFEKGGLVQGSIRYGSEIAIRVVKGE, from the coding sequence GTGGAACAAGAACGGGCACCTTTGTATGAGGCAGTCTCGAAATATATAAAGCGTAAAATGATCCCCTTTCATATGCCAGGACATTCACAAGGGAAAGGGGCTCCAAAAATTTTAAAAAGGCTTTTCGGCGATAAATTTTTCGATTTTGACTTAACCGAAGTTTCAGGCCTTGATTATCTGCACTATGCTCAAGGCGTTATAAGAGAAGCAGAGAATCTTGCAAGTAGTCTCTATGGAACCGAGGCAACAATATTCCTCGTGAACGGCACAACTGCAGGCGTTCATGCAATGATCCTCGATTCTGTAAGAGAAAATGAGAAGATAATCATAGGAAGAAATTCTCACAGGTCTGTTATTGGTGGTATTTTACTTGCAAAGGCTAAACCTGTTTTTGTCCAACCAGAATTTAATGAAGAGTTTGGAATCATTACAAACGTGACTCCCGAATCAATAAAGAAGGCAATAACAGAAAATCCTGATGCAAAGGCAGTTCTTGTAACAACTCCAAACTATTACGGACTTCAGGGAAGAATTAAAGATATAATTGATATTGTCCATGAAAATGGAATGCGTGCTCTTGTTGATGAAGCGCATGGCGCACATTTCCCATTTAACTCCAAATTTCCAAAGTCTGCTATCTATTTAGGTGCAGATCTCGTGACGCAAAGTGCTCATAAGACATTACCTACCTTAACGCAAACTTCATTTTTGCATATACCGTCTAAGGATGTGAATGTTGATCGAATTGAGCAAATTTTAAGTATCATTGAAAGTTCAAGCCCTTCTTATATTTTTATGACTGCTCTTGATGTTGCAAGGCGTGAAATGGCTCTCCATGGAAAAGAAATGTGGGATAAGGCGATAGAAGTTGCAGAATACGCGAGAGAAAGAATTTCTGCACTTGATGGATTCAAGGTTATTACGGATAAGACAATAAACGGAAAAGATGTCTATGCATTTGACCCTATTAAACTTACAATAAATGTCCAAGAGTTAGGATATTCAGGATTTGAATTTGAACACATATTAAATAAAAATGGAATTGAGATTGAACTTGCAGATCTTCAAAATGTGCTTTTGTTTATAACAATTGGTACATCAAAAAGGGATATTGACACCCTTGTATCTGTCCTTAAAAGAATTGAGCCAAGAAAGGAAAAAAGTACTGTTAGAATGCCTAAACTTCCCGAAGCACCTTCTTTTGCAATGCTGCCATTTGAGGCATTCCAAAGAGAATTTGAGGTTGTTCCACTAAGAGAGACAAAAGGAAGAGTTTCTTGGGGAATCGTTGCCCCATACCCACCAGGAATTCCTGTTCTTGCACCTGGTATGATTATAGACGAAGAGTGCATTGAATTTACGCAGGAAGTTTTTGAAAAAGGCGGTCTTGTTCAAGGATCAATAAGATATGGAAGTGAAATTGCAATAAGGGTAGTGAAAGGAGAGTAA
- the opp4C gene encoding oligopeptide ABC transporter permease, translating to MAVEVTKIEEIVTGRVETYWYLVGKRLRKHKLAMLSLVVLILIILACIVGPYLSPYKVAELGSTEEVLQAPNLRHLLGTDELGRDVLTRLFYGGRISLLVGFASVVSALAVGIIVGAYAGYYGGVLDTILMRFTDIMFSIPVLPLLIVLASVIPGAGVWKIILVIAIFGWMTDARIVRGMFLSLRENEYVEAARAIGVSNNRIIWRHILPNSLAPIIVSATLGVGGNIIYEAALSYLGFGVMPPTPSWGNMLQNAQYAMAIAPWLVWSPGLAMFITVLAFNYLGDGLRDAMDPKLYR from the coding sequence ATGGCGGTTGAAGTTACAAAAATAGAAGAGATAGTTACAGGTAGAGTGGAAACTTATTGGTATCTTGTCGGAAAAAGACTAAGAAAGCATAAACTTGCAATGCTTTCTCTTGTCGTTCTAATATTAATAATTCTTGCGTGTATCGTAGGACCTTATCTTTCTCCATACAAGGTTGCTGAACTTGGCTCGACTGAAGAAGTCTTACAGGCACCAAATTTAAGGCACTTACTTGGGACAGATGAACTTGGAAGAGACGTTTTGACGCGTTTATTCTACGGAGGAAGAATTTCGCTTTTGGTTGGTTTTGCATCGGTTGTTTCCGCTTTGGCTGTTGGCATTATAGTGGGTGCATACGCGGGATATTATGGTGGAGTGCTTGATACAATTCTTATGAGATTTACTGACATTATGTTTTCAATACCAGTCCTTCCTCTTTTAATAGTGTTAGCATCAGTTATTCCAGGTGCAGGTGTCTGGAAAATCATTTTAGTAATTGCAATCTTTGGTTGGATGACCGACGCAAGAATTGTAAGAGGTATGTTCCTCTCCTTGAGAGAAAATGAATATGTCGAAGCTGCAAGAGCAATTGGTGTTTCAAACAATAGAATCATATGGCGACATATACTTCCAAATTCTCTTGCTCCAATTATCGTATCTGCTACATTAGGAGTTGGTGGAAATATCATATACGAAGCGGCGTTGAGTTATCTTGGATTTGGGGTTATGCCACCAACACCATCTTGGGGAAACATGCTCCAAAATGCACAGTATGCAATGGCAATTGCACCATGGCTTGTTTGGTCTCCAGGTTTGGCTATGTTTATAACTGTTCTTGCATTTAATTACCTTGGTGATGGATTGCGTGATGCAATGGATCCTAAACTTTATAGGTAG
- a CDS encoding ABC transporter ATP-binding protein: MEREEVLLDVRDLKTYFFTDDGVVKAVDGMNFTIHKGEVLGLVGESGCGKSVASLSIMQLIDAPGKIVGGEIIFKGEDLVKKTPEQMRKIRGAEIAMIFQEPMTSLNPVYTVGDQIMEAILIHQDVSEEEAKKRTIELLRLVGIPEPERRFNQYPHELSGGMRQRVMIAMAMSCNPDLLISDEATTALDVTIQAQILELMKDLQKRTGMAILFITHDLALVAEMANSVAVAYTGKIVEYGDVYQIFKRPRHPYTYGLLSSVPSLKTEKTKTPLPAIEGMVPNPYRMPNGCHFNPRCPFATERCRKEMPELAEIESGHLVRCFHPVAVEKEAVS, from the coding sequence ATGGAAAGGGAAGAAGTACTACTTGATGTAAGAGATTTAAAAACGTATTTTTTCACTGATGACGGTGTTGTTAAAGCAGTTGACGGGATGAATTTCACAATTCATAAAGGAGAAGTACTTGGACTTGTTGGGGAAAGTGGATGCGGAAAGTCAGTTGCATCTCTTTCAATAATGCAACTCATTGATGCCCCTGGAAAAATTGTTGGTGGGGAAATTATTTTTAAAGGAGAAGATCTTGTTAAAAAGACGCCTGAACAAATGAGGAAAATTAGAGGTGCAGAGATTGCAATGATCTTCCAAGAGCCAATGACATCCTTAAACCCGGTTTATACTGTTGGCGACCAAATAATGGAAGCAATCCTTATACATCAGGATGTAAGTGAAGAAGAAGCAAAGAAGAGGACAATAGAACTTCTAAGGCTTGTCGGAATTCCAGAGCCTGAAAGAAGGTTTAACCAATATCCACATGAGTTGAGTGGTGGAATGAGACAAAGAGTCATGATTGCAATGGCAATGTCATGCAACCCTGATCTTCTTATTTCGGATGAGGCAACCACTGCATTAGATGTAACGATTCAAGCGCAGATTCTTGAACTTATGAAGGATCTACAAAAGAGGACTGGTATGGCGATTTTATTCATAACTCACGATCTTGCACTCGTTGCTGAAATGGCTAATTCAGTTGCGGTTGCCTACACTGGAAAGATTGTGGAATACGGAGATGTATATCAAATCTTCAAGAGACCAAGACATCCTTACACTTACGGTCTATTGAGTTCTGTGCCAAGTTTGAAGACGGAAAAAACTAAAACTCCTCTTCCTGCAATTGAAGGAATGGTGCCAAATCCATATAGAATGCCTAACGGATGTCACTTTAACCCAAGATGTCCTTTCGCAACTGAACGTTGTAGAAAAGAAATGCCAGAACTTGCAGAGATTGAGTCAGGTCATCTTGTGAGGTGTTTCCACCCAGTTGCTGTTGAGAAGGAGGCTGTATCATGA
- a CDS encoding V-type ATP synthase subunit K, with product MNVINGAMFVAIGAAFVAAMGAIGSGIGIGRTTAHAGGILSEKPELFGKMLVLMALPGTQGFYALVVMFLMLQFFGFIAGTPKASLPQGIAMLLVGILIGFVEFKTALDQAHSALGALDLTAKRPEESGRAILLPALVETYAILGLLSGVLLSLWVSKAVF from the coding sequence ATGAATGTAATTAATGGTGCAATGTTCGTTGCAATTGGTGCTGCTTTTGTTGCTGCTATGGGAGCAATTGGCTCAGGTATCGGAATTGGAAGAACGACCGCACATGCAGGTGGAATACTTTCTGAAAAACCAGAACTCTTTGGTAAGATGCTTGTCCTTATGGCGCTACCTGGAACACAAGGTTTTTATGCGCTTGTCGTCATGTTTTTAATGCTTCAATTCTTCGGTTTTATTGCAGGAACTCCTAAGGCAAGCCTTCCACAGGGTATTGCAATGCTTCTTGTAGGAATTCTCATTGGTTTTGTAGAATTTAAAACGGCACTTGACCAAGCACACTCTGCATTGGGTGCATTAGACCTCACCGCGAAAAGACCAGAAGAAAGTGGGCGTGCAATTCTTCTTCCAGCACTTGTTGAAACATACGCTATTCTTGGATTACTTTCTGGTGTTTTACTTTCACTTTGGGTTTCAAAGGCAGTGTTCTAA
- a CDS encoding ABC transporter ATP-binding protein — protein sequence MKKLVEVQNLVKYFPVLGGVFSRPVGWVKAVDDVSFHIFEGETFGLVGESGSGKTTAGKTIIRLIEPTKGKIIFDGKDITKLPENQLRPIRREMQIIFQDPYGSLNPRMPIGEIIREPLLVHGIGDRKEQEERVVEIMKLVGLRPEYLRRYPHEFSGGQRQRIGIARAIVLNPKFVVADEPVSALDASIQAQVLNLLLELQQKLALTYLLVAHNLAVVRHVSDRIGVMYLGKLVEVAETKELFTTPLHPYTQALLSAIPIPDPEIKKERILLQGDIPSPINPPSGCRFRTRCRFAKDICAEKEPPLIDVGSGHYVACHFVKEGKVVEYSK from the coding sequence ATGAAAAAACTTGTTGAGGTTCAAAATTTAGTAAAATACTTTCCTGTTCTTGGTGGTGTTTTTTCGCGACCAGTAGGATGGGTAAAGGCAGTTGATGATGTGAGTTTCCACATCTTCGAAGGTGAGACTTTTGGGCTTGTAGGTGAAAGTGGAAGCGGTAAAACAACTGCTGGCAAAACAATTATAAGGTTAATCGAGCCAACGAAAGGCAAAATTATTTTTGATGGGAAAGATATAACTAAGTTGCCCGAAAACCAATTGAGACCAATAAGAAGGGAAATGCAAATTATTTTCCAGGATCCGTATGGATCGCTTAACCCAAGAATGCCAATTGGAGAAATAATCCGTGAGCCACTTTTAGTGCATGGCATTGGGGATAGAAAAGAGCAAGAAGAAAGAGTGGTTGAAATAATGAAACTCGTAGGCTTGCGTCCTGAATACCTTAGAAGATATCCTCACGAATTCTCAGGTGGACAGAGACAGAGAATTGGGATTGCACGTGCGATAGTTTTGAATCCAAAATTTGTTGTGGCGGACGAGCCTGTTTCTGCTCTTGATGCTTCAATTCAAGCACAGGTTTTAAATCTTCTTCTTGAGTTACAGCAAAAATTAGCACTTACATACTTGCTTGTTGCACATAACCTCGCTGTTGTTAGACACGTTTCAGATAGAATTGGTGTAATGTATCTTGGTAAACTCGTTGAAGTTGCCGAAACAAAAGAGTTATTTACAACGCCTCTTCATCCCTATACACAGGCGCTCCTTTCTGCAATACCAATTCCAGATCCAGAAATTAAAAAAGAAAGAATTCTTCTTCAGGGAGATATTCCTTCACCGATTAATCCACCATCAGGATGTAGATTTAGAACTCGTTGCAGGTTTGCAAAGGACATCTGCGCAGAGAAAGAGCCGCCGCTAATTGATGTAGGTTCAGGTCATTATGTTGCATGCCATTTTGTAAAAGAAGGTAAAGTAGTTGAATATTCAAAGTAA
- a CDS encoding ABC transporter permease yields MRNYLIRRILQMIPLFLGVALVTFGVLSLVGDPFAQMAINPRIRPEDIARLKHAWGFDLPWYLRFFKWFWSMITGNWGVSIFAGGKPVTELVGRAITYTLRFSIASLVLAFIIGVPIGIYSALHQYTFFDYFFTFFAFFGMSMPTFWFGFILMMIFGLRLGWLPIGGVMTPGIETAPFVVRFFDQAKYMILPVIVLSLFSMASWMRYARSSMLEVIRMDYVRTARAKGLPERTVIFKHALRNALIPIVTLLGLSLPGIISGATITETVFSIPGMGRLTVDAMLSNDYPVAMVCLLLESSLLIIGNLIADLLYAVVDPRIRYS; encoded by the coding sequence GTGAGAAACTACTTAATTAGGAGAATTTTGCAGATGATCCCGCTTTTCTTAGGGGTAGCTCTTGTAACATTTGGAGTCTTGAGTTTGGTAGGCGATCCATTTGCACAAATGGCAATAAACCCAAGAATTAGACCAGAAGACATTGCAAGATTAAAACACGCATGGGGTTTTGACCTTCCATGGTACTTGAGGTTCTTTAAGTGGTTCTGGTCTATGATAACAGGAAATTGGGGTGTTTCCATTTTTGCAGGTGGAAAACCTGTAACAGAACTTGTAGGACGAGCGATAACTTACACTTTGAGATTTTCTATTGCATCTCTTGTTCTTGCATTTATCATTGGTGTTCCTATTGGAATTTACTCTGCATTACACCAGTATACATTTTTTGACTATTTCTTCACATTCTTTGCATTTTTTGGAATGTCAATGCCAACGTTCTGGTTTGGTTTTATTTTGATGATGATTTTTGGCCTTAGGCTTGGTTGGCTTCCAATTGGTGGCGTAATGACACCGGGAATAGAAACCGCGCCATTTGTGGTTAGATTCTTCGACCAGGCAAAATACATGATTTTGCCAGTTATAGTTCTTTCTTTGTTCAGTATGGCTTCGTGGATGCGTTATGCAAGAAGTTCAATGCTTGAAGTAATAAGAATGGACTACGTTAGAACTGCAAGAGCAAAAGGACTTCCCGAAAGAACAGTTATATTTAAACATGCTTTGAGAAACGCCCTTATCCCTATAGTCACATTATTGGGTCTTTCTCTTCCTGGCATAATTTCTGGCGCAACAATTACCGAAACTGTATTTAGTATTCCCGGCATGGGAAGACTAACAGTTGATGCAATGCTTTCAAATGATTATCCTGTTGCAATGGTGTGTCTTCTTTTGGAATCGAGTCTTCTTATTATTGGGAATTTAATCGCAGATTTACTATACGCTGTTGTTGACCCTCGTATAAGGTATAGTTAG